A window from Luteolibacter flavescens encodes these proteins:
- a CDS encoding APC family permease codes for MPSENRAGTPAATALVVASMVGTGVFTSLGFQLADLTSGPQILLLWLLGGLIALCGAFCYAEVAALLPKSGGEYHFLRSIYHPSLGFMAGMLSAFAGFAAPTAITALAFGEYLHKAWGGMEVHHAAAIVILAGAAAHSVSTRTSARVQVIATALKLLLILTFIIAAWMLPGEGDIRWTVEPGKDFATLITPAFAISLLYVTYSYTGWNAAVYGLEEWHNPQQTVKRALLWGTVLVTVLYVGLNASFLHAAPVEEMKGQEAVGHIASTSLFGPQAARIISALFAMGLFASASALLWAGPRVLAAMGRHMQSLSFFTPKGEVPRLALGFQIVVALVLVYLFSGKLRHLMDITQVGLTVSTSLVVVGCMVLRWRHPELPRPVKVPLYPLPPLVFLAMSVFIVVFSAVKEPLLTLAGVGLAVSFALVWFPLKMLRR; via the coding sequence GTGCCCTCTGAAAATCGCGCCGGAACCCCCGCCGCCACCGCGCTGGTGGTGGCGAGCATGGTCGGCACCGGTGTCTTTACGTCGCTGGGATTCCAGCTCGCGGACCTGACTTCCGGACCGCAGATCCTGCTGCTGTGGCTGCTCGGCGGCCTCATCGCGCTGTGCGGTGCCTTTTGCTACGCGGAGGTCGCCGCGCTCCTGCCGAAGTCCGGGGGCGAGTACCACTTCCTCCGCTCCATCTATCACCCCAGCCTCGGCTTCATGGCCGGGATGCTGTCGGCCTTCGCGGGATTCGCGGCTCCCACGGCGATCACCGCCTTGGCCTTCGGCGAATACCTGCACAAGGCGTGGGGCGGCATGGAGGTCCATCATGCCGCGGCCATCGTCATCCTCGCCGGAGCCGCCGCCCACTCGGTGAGCACACGCACCAGCGCGCGGGTGCAGGTCATCGCCACCGCCCTGAAGCTGCTGCTCATCCTCACCTTCATCATCGCCGCGTGGATGCTGCCCGGCGAGGGTGACATCCGCTGGACGGTGGAGCCGGGGAAGGACTTCGCGACGCTCATCACACCCGCCTTCGCCATCTCGCTGCTCTACGTGACCTACTCCTACACCGGCTGGAATGCCGCGGTCTATGGGCTGGAGGAGTGGCACAATCCCCAGCAGACCGTGAAGCGCGCGCTGCTCTGGGGCACGGTGCTGGTGACCGTCCTCTACGTCGGCCTGAATGCCTCCTTTCTCCACGCCGCCCCGGTCGAGGAGATGAAAGGCCAGGAAGCGGTCGGCCACATCGCGTCCACGTCGCTCTTCGGCCCGCAGGCGGCGCGGATCATCTCGGCGCTCTTTGCCATGGGGCTCTTCGCCTCCGCGAGCGCGCTCCTCTGGGCGGGCCCTCGGGTGCTGGCGGCGATGGGCCGCCACATGCAGTCGCTGTCCTTCTTCACGCCAAAGGGCGAGGTGCCGCGGCTGGCGCTTGGCTTCCAGATCGTGGTGGCGCTCGTGCTGGTGTATCTCTTCTCCGGAAAGCTGCGGCACCTGATGGACATCACGCAGGTCGGCCTGACCGTCTCCACCTCGCTGGTGGTGGTCGGCTGCATGGTCCTGCGGTGGCGTCATCCCGAACTGCCGCGCCCGGTGAAGGTGCCGCTCTATCCGCTGCCCCCGCTCGTCTTCCTCGCGATGTCCGTTTTCATCGTGGTCTTCTCCGCCGTGAAGGAGCCGCTGCTGACACTCGCGGGGGTAGGACTCGCAGTTTCCTTTGCGCTTGTGTGGTTCCCGCTCAAAATGCTCCGAAGATGA
- a CDS encoding serine hydrolase, translated as MTISRRGFLGVLTASACAGCASSSSSASHGGRTIRLDRADALARQHGCRGWAAWRRGSRVEGWEISYEGPILSITKALAALAVTRGVAEGWLDPGERAADTIPEWKGDARKQRITLQMLLQQTAGLEAGVAALYRNPTDKGRNAVALRAIDEPGSFFRYGPACSEVLAELLQRKLSARGETLEKYLHRAVMRPIGLGSPDWRSDKKGRFYLSTGAELSVDELGKLGRTIARLLSGDGADGFDAGHFARVTRASAANPMYGGGLWRNAGGREIEVEDALDPAASTGFWQGAGLSRSQPREFYALIGSSGRRVFIWPQEQVVIARHGVARSWRDGAFLRAL; from the coding sequence ATGACGATTTCCCGCCGCGGATTCCTGGGTGTCCTGACTGCTTCGGCCTGCGCGGGCTGTGCTTCTTCCTCGTCTTCCGCCAGTCATGGCGGGCGGACCATCCGGCTGGACCGTGCCGATGCGCTGGCGAGGCAACACGGGTGCCGGGGCTGGGCGGCGTGGCGGCGCGGCTCGCGGGTGGAGGGCTGGGAGATCTCCTATGAAGGCCCCATCCTCAGCATCACGAAGGCCCTCGCGGCCCTCGCCGTGACCCGCGGCGTGGCGGAGGGCTGGCTGGACCCGGGCGAGCGCGCGGCGGACACGATCCCGGAGTGGAAGGGCGACGCGCGGAAGCAGCGCATCACCCTGCAGATGCTGCTCCAGCAGACCGCGGGGCTGGAGGCCGGGGTGGCCGCGCTCTACCGGAATCCCACGGACAAGGGGCGGAATGCGGTCGCGCTGCGGGCGATCGATGAGCCCGGGAGCTTCTTCCGCTACGGCCCGGCGTGCTCCGAGGTGCTGGCGGAGTTGCTACAGCGGAAGCTTTCCGCGCGCGGCGAGACCTTGGAAAAGTATCTCCACCGCGCCGTGATGCGCCCGATCGGGCTGGGCAGTCCGGATTGGAGATCGGACAAGAAGGGGCGCTTCTATCTTTCCACCGGAGCTGAGCTGAGTGTGGACGAACTGGGGAAGCTGGGGCGCACGATCGCGCGCTTGCTTTCCGGCGATGGCGCGGACGGTTTCGATGCGGGGCACTTCGCCCGCGTGACCCGGGCGTCCGCGGCGAATCCGATGTATGGCGGCGGCCTGTGGCGGAATGCCGGCGGGCGGGAGATCGAGGTGGAAGACGCGCTCGATCCCGCGGCGTCCACGGGATTTTGGCAAGGCGCGGGGCTGTCGCGGAGCCAGCCGCGGGAGTTTTACGCGCTGATCGGCTCGTCCGGCCGGCGGGTCTTCATCTGGCCGCAGGAGCAAGTGGTCATCGCCCGCCACGGGGTCGCCAGATCGTGGCGGGATGGTGCGTTTTTGAGAGCGCTGTGA